In Embleya scabrispora, the DNA window GAACCGGCGAGCACGCGGGAATCGTCGTGGAGGGCGACCGTGACGGCCGGGGTGGCGGTGTCGAAGGCGAGCAGCAGCACGGCACCAGGCTACCGACCGCGCGGCGCGGGCCCGCCCGCCGCCGCCTCCCGGGACGCGTTCGCGAGGAAAAGCCGACCCGGCTCCGACGCGGGGACACCGGCTGCCGGCACCATGGAGGCCGACACACGGCGGAAGAGGGACCCAAGGCAATGGCGAAGCGGCTCAACCCGGGCGTGGCCGTCGCGGGCATCACCATCGCCGCGCTGGTCGGCGTCGGCTTCCTCGCGGTCCAGGCGGCGAACTCCGCACCGGAGAATCGGGGGATAGCGCGCACGAGCACCCCGACCCCCTCCGGCGCCTCCGGGGCGCCCGTGGCGCCGGTCTACGTCCCGCCCGCGGTGCCCGCCAACTCCGGCACCGGCAAGCGGGTCGTCTACTCGCTCAAGGACAGCCACGTCTGGCTGGTCGACGAGGCCGAGCGCATGTTGCGCGAGTATCCGGTGGCCGCCGCGCCGATCAAGCCGCAGCCGGGCACGTTCCAGGTGACGCTGAAGAAGGAGGAGGCGCAGACCGGCAGCGACGGCCTGCGGATCACCTACTCCGTGCGCTTCGGCGCGGTGCAGGGCGTGCCGCTCGGCTTCGCGGCCACGGACACCCCGCTGGAGCAGATCGACGGCGGCGCCAAGCCCGGCCCCTCCCCCACCGGCACCGCCCGTCCGCGCACCTCCGCACCGCCCGCCAAGCAGAGCGCGGGCATCCGCTCGAAGCCGGACGACGGCGTCGCGCTGTGGAACTTCGCCCCGGTCGGCACACCCGTCATCGTGGTGCCCTGAGCCCCGGTCGCGACGCGCCGGGCCCAGGCGGCGGTGCCCTGGGCCCCGCCGCGGTGCCCTGGGCCCCGCCGCGGTGCCCTGAACCGTTCGGGCCCGCCACGCCACGCCCACCATTGTCCGATTCGGCGGCCTTTCTTCGGCTTTGCCCACATATCATCGGGACGATGATCCCTCCGGTCACACCGGCCCCACCGGGCGCACGCGGGCGGCCGGTGGGGCCGTCAGGGCAATGGCACCGAGGAACAGGTGGGCGGCGTGGCGCACGACTCCTCCGGTCCGAGCGGTCCCGGTGACGTCCAGGGGCCGACTCCCCGGCGCAGGCTGTTCGACTATCCCCGGAGCAATCGCCGGGGTCCGCGCCGTTGGCTGCCCTCGTTCAAGCACCTGCTCACCCTGCTGCTCCTGGCGCTCTCCGGCCTGTTCGCCGCCGTGGGCCTGGTCTACGCGATCACCCCGGTTCCCGAGACGGTCAACGCGCAGGCCCGGCAGGAGAGCAACGTCTGGAACTGGAGCGACGGCACCGAGATCACCCGCACCGGCGCCACCAACCGGCAGGCGGTGCCGCTGGCCGCGATCCCGATCGACGTGCAACACGCGGTGCTCGCCGCCGAGGACCGCTCGTTCTACTCGAACTCCGGGGTCTCGATCACCGGCACCGTCCGCGCCCTGCTGAGCAATCTCGCCGGCGGCGGAGGCGGCCTCCAGGGCGGCTCGACGATCACCCAGCAGTACGTCAAGAACGTCTATCTCACCCAGGAACAGACCCTCGGCCGCAAGTTCAAGGAAGCGATCATCGCGGTCAAGCTCGACCGCACCGTGCCCAAGGACGACATCCTCACCGGCTACCTCAACAGCGTGTACTTCGGGCGCGGCGCCTACGGCGTCGAGGCCGCCGCCCAGGCGTACTACGGCGTGGACGTCGGGCAGCTCACCGTCGAACAGGGCGCCTACCTCGCGGTGTTGCTCAACGCGCCGAGCGCCAACGACGTGCGCAACGCGGGCGAGTCGGGGCGGCGGCGCATCCTCGCCCGGTGGAACTACGTGCTCGACGGCATGGTCAAGGAGAAGTGGCTGACCCCCGAGCGGCGCGCCGGCATCGTCTTCCCGGAGCCGGTCGATCCTCGCCCGGCGGCCAACCTGGCCGGGGTCAACGGCTACCTGGTCGAGATGGCCAAGCGCTACCTGCTCGACCACAAGGTGGTCGACGAGGTCCGGCTCGACGCGGGCGGCTACGCGATCACCACCACGTTCGACAGGCACAAGACCGAGACGCTGTACAAGACCGTCCAGGACCAACTCGCCCAGTCGCTCGACCCCGCCGACCGCTCCGTCGACGTCGGGGTGCGGGTGGCCGCCGCGTCCGTGGAGCCCGCCACCGGGCGCATCGTCGCGGTCTACGGCGGCCCGAACTACGTCAAACAGTTCGTCAACGACGCCACCCGCCGCGATGTACAGGTCGGCTCCACGTTCAAGCCGTTCGTGCTCGCCGCCGGACTGCGCGACGGCGCGCAGGGCCCGGACGGCAGACGGGTCCGGATCACCCCGGCCACGGTCTACAACGGCAACGACAACGTGGTGATCCGCTATCCGAACGGCAAGCCGGTGATCGAGAACGGGGTCCCGTGGCAACCCGGCAACGAGGACGGGGCGAGCTACGGGCAGATCACCCTGGCCCGGGCCATGGACCGGTCGGTGAACACCGCCTACACCCAACTCGGCATGGACGTGGGCGCCGATCGGGTGGTGCGGGCCGCGGTGGACGCGGGACTGCCCGCGACCACGCCGGGATTGCGCCCCGTACCGTCCGTCTCGCTGGGCACCTCCACACCCAGTGCCCTGGACATGGCCTCGGCCTACGCCACCTTCGCCGCCGAGGGCAAGCAGCACGACGCGTACCCGGTGGACCGGCTCAGCCGCGGCGGCGACACGATCGACCTGCCGGACCACGACGCCAAGGACGCCTACGACAGCCGGCAGGCGGACGCGGTCACCCGGGTGTTGCGCGGCGTCGTGGACGACGGCACCGGATTTCGCGCGCAGGCGCTGAACCGCCCGGCGGCGGGCAAGACCGGCACCACCGACGACAACCGTTCGGCCTGGTTCGTCGGGTACACCCCGGACCTGGCCACCTCGATGGGCATGTTCCGCGAGGACGCCGGCACGCACGCGTTCCTGTCCCTGTCCGGGGTCGCCGGGTTGGCCCGGGTGGACGGCGGCAACCTGCCGACCCGGATGTGGACGACCTACATGCGCGCCGCGCTCGCCGGCGCCGGCGTCGCCGACTTCCCGGAGGACACCGAGGGCGGCCTCGGCGGTCCCGACACCGCTCTGGTGCCGCCGAGCACCGGTACGCCGCCGCCCGGCACGGCGCCTTCGACGACGGCGCCCGCGAGCAGCGCGCCGCCGACCACCACCGCGCCGACCACCGCGGCGCCGACCGGCACCTCCTCGCCGGGTGCGACCACCGGCGGCGG includes these proteins:
- a CDS encoding L,D-transpeptidase family protein; translated protein: MAKRLNPGVAVAGITIAALVGVGFLAVQAANSAPENRGIARTSTPTPSGASGAPVAPVYVPPAVPANSGTGKRVVYSLKDSHVWLVDEAERMLREYPVAAAPIKPQPGTFQVTLKKEEAQTGSDGLRITYSVRFGAVQGVPLGFAATDTPLEQIDGGAKPGPSPTGTARPRTSAPPAKQSAGIRSKPDDGVALWNFAPVGTPVIVVP
- a CDS encoding transglycosylase domain-containing protein, with translation MAHDSSGPSGPGDVQGPTPRRRLFDYPRSNRRGPRRWLPSFKHLLTLLLLALSGLFAAVGLVYAITPVPETVNAQARQESNVWNWSDGTEITRTGATNRQAVPLAAIPIDVQHAVLAAEDRSFYSNSGVSITGTVRALLSNLAGGGGGLQGGSTITQQYVKNVYLTQEQTLGRKFKEAIIAVKLDRTVPKDDILTGYLNSVYFGRGAYGVEAAAQAYYGVDVGQLTVEQGAYLAVLLNAPSANDVRNAGESGRRRILARWNYVLDGMVKEKWLTPERRAGIVFPEPVDPRPAANLAGVNGYLVEMAKRYLLDHKVVDEVRLDAGGYAITTTFDRHKTETLYKTVQDQLAQSLDPADRSVDVGVRVAAASVEPATGRIVAVYGGPNYVKQFVNDATRRDVQVGSTFKPFVLAAGLRDGAQGPDGRRVRITPATVYNGNDNVVIRYPNGKPVIENGVPWQPGNEDGASYGQITLARAMDRSVNTAYTQLGMDVGADRVVRAAVDAGLPATTPGLRPVPSVSLGTSTPSALDMASAYATFAAEGKQHDAYPVDRLSRGGDTIDLPDHDAKDAYDSRQADAVTRVLRGVVDDGTGFRAQALNRPAAGKTGTTDDNRSAWFVGYTPDLATSMGMFREDAGTHAFLSLSGVAGLARVDGGNLPTRMWTTYMRAALAGAGVADFPEDTEGGLGGPDTALVPPSTGTPPPGTAPSTTAPASSAPPTTTAPTTAAPTGTSSPGATTGGGATTRPPSRSPNPPETPASQSPGAGT